The sequence below is a genomic window from Hydractinia symbiolongicarpus strain clone_291-10 chromosome 10, HSymV2.1, whole genome shotgun sequence.
TTACTGGAGAAGAAAGGAGACGGATAACTGTCATTTGAATAAGACCAGGGGTCCCAGGGCAAAAACACACATtttatttatgattttatgCCAATTTACACCCTATTTTTATGCTATTTTATGCCCTCCACTTCTAATGTTATgccatttttatgaaaattgagctaattttatgctattGCCTAATTTTGATAAACATGTGGTTCAATGATCCTTACTAATTTCTCATAGATTTGACATATCTATAAAAACTGGATAACGCTTGGAAAACTGGgtcaacacaaaaaaaaaatgctttgaaTTTGCTTTGACAGTCTATACTGTTACTATGTACCAAGGTTCATTTCTAAACAATGGGTTAAATCAATTAAGTCTAAGGGTTTGCctctaaaatttgttttttggtttttatCAACTATCTACACAGCTTGTATAATATCTGCCTTTGTTACTAAATTTTCTTGGCTTAGGAATAAACTGCCTTGACTGAGATTTAACTTGCCATCTTCGGAATTAGTTGTAAATGTCCTCTGATTGATAAGATCATTTTTTGATCCAGATGCATGACACTTTGCATGTGATTTTACTTGAGATAACCCACTGTTGTCAATTTTGAATGCTTTAACACAAATTTTACAATAagctgaaaatttatcatttttaacaaaactgaGCCTAGGATATCACGGTGTTTAATTAATCACTATTGTAATTACTAACcttaaaaaaagttgttctaCTCTCTTCTCGACTTAAACAATTGCTACACAAAACTCTGGAAAATGTCATAAGAATAATAAATGCTGAGTAAAgagcaaacaaaattaaaaatgcataaacaaaattttggagAACACATGTAcaaaaattatgattttttatgccaacaaatcaattttatgGTGATTTTATGATTTCTGAGAAAAAATTggtaattttatgatttttatggTTTTATGCCAGCTGGGACCCCTGTAAGACTCAGattctacaaatattcagtaccATAAGTAACACTAACAAAAATATCTCACCTCTTGGTTTAAATTCCTGTTCATCAATTTCCATATGcaaatttgtgttttttgtaaatttgtaaaatatttttatatgtttgaCTAGATATTAAAGACAATCAATGATAAATTACAACTCAATGAAAAATTACAACTCAATGAAAAATCAATTCTATGTGTGATGGAATATTTACATTTAGTGTCTCCATTTATAGAATAAGTTGTAAACTGGTTCAAAAAATTGTAATGAAACAAAAACTCCATCAAGCAttagcatttttaattttagtgaAGCTATTGCATTGCACCCAAAAGTTTGAGGCCAAGTGAAAACAAGTGAAAATAACTGAAATCATCTCTAGCCTTGTGGCAATTAGGGATCAGTTGAGACCAAATTAGCTCAAATCACGAGAGCTGCACCACAAACCACAACAGCAGGGTGTCAGCTACCTAACCTTTATTTTGTCTTAATCAAAAATACAGCACATCAAGCTTTACACAATACCCTTGTAAATTTCTCCAACACAATGTTTTTTCTATATTGCTGTTTAATTATACAAGattgctaaataatttttttggaataaCAAACGTTGGTTTTGACAAGTGTTTTTTGTAATGGCTTATACTCACTCtttgaaaatctttttttttaattcttatttaAAACTGAATAACAATTTGCTCCGGACATTATATAAGAATTGACGTCAAATTGAGAATTCGGGTGCGACTACAGGTTTTCCTTAGGAAGTCTCTGGTAATCCTCAAAATTGCATGAATTTCTCCTAGGTATATAACCGTGTTAATTAACTTTATCaatttataatttaatttttgagtaaaaaagTACTAGGTCAAAGCAgatttgcttataaaaatacatattgatatataactttatttcatcaataGAAATTACTGTGCATAATTTCGACACATGACTGATATAACTTCCCTAATATTTTAGAATTtactgaaaaaatttaaaaaaatgagattTGCAAGTGACTTCCACCATTTGTTATATatgaaaataatgttaaaaaatgttaaatttgacttacattttaaaaacacagcAAAGAACAAATtacattgaataatataaaaatattatcatgtcatgaacaagcgagtttattctaggctacgttaaaaaataaaatacattttatttctaccattttgttaatttttcacTTCAACTGGGCCAGTTTAATTTTACCCAGGACAGCCTGCGATTATATGTGAAACCTACATCAGCAAAGAGTATTAGGATCATATCAAATCACCTTTTTACCATAGTAGCCTGGTATACCACCAATTTCAATCTTCAGATGGAAGTCATGTTAAAGAAAAAGACaacaatttaaaaacagaaaaatatattcCACACTGAAATATTCCAGTACTGGCAGCTAAAGTTAATTCAGTTATGCGATTACTATACTTTGATCTTCAAATTCAAATTGGCAAACtataattatatacaaaaaaaacacaaaacattttattaaataaaggAATTACGCACATTTGCTATGAAATTAACAACATAGTTACAATTCAGCTCCCTTCTTTTATAGCATCCAATAATCCTTGAGCAGTAGGTTTTTTTGCAACACCATAAACATCTGCGTCAAagttttttaaagctttttctGTAGTCCTTCCAATACATAAAAATTTGACAACAGTAATGTCACCTAGAAGTTCCTTtatctgtgaaaaataaaagtctATACCTGAAGGACTAAAATATGCAATATAATCTGGTATCGACTTGtccaaaaacaatttaaatttcGAAATAAACTGCTTGTTGGGAACTGTTTTATAACATGACACACTTTTAACTGATATCTTTTTCTCAGCAAGTTTTGTTGGTATAGTTTCTTTTGCTAAATTTCCACAAGGAAATAAAAATGGTTTGTGCACTTCTTGTTCCTTTGATATGATCAACTCTGACAGTTCCTCTGCATTACCAGTGTTCTCACCAATGCATTTTAATCCCAATTTTGTCAAACTTGCAGCAGAAGAATGACCAACAACATAAATATTGAAATCAGAAAGCTTTGATATATATTGTATGTCAGATGAGCTGCAACAATTTGAAAATGCAGTGATGGCTCGTTTACTTGTAAAAATAACACCAGAATAATCGCTAATATTACTAATTATGTCAGTAAGTATTTCCAAATTACAGAACATAAAATCAAGCACAGGGATAGATGTTGCattgtaaccattttctttgaacaaggTGTGGTATTTATCGTTTTCTCCATCTTTTTCACGCAACAGAAGAACATCCATTTTAGTAAAACCTAATAATTGGAACTATATTTCACATCAACAAACCTTATAGTAACTTATTTCCATATTATAGcaacattttgaaaatagaGATCTCCATATTTTTTATTGGATTAAAAAATCCCTGTGATACTGTTTCTGTGGAAAACAACATAAGTTTAATTTAGTGAAAAGTagtcacaaaaaaatatttaaccaaGACAGCTTGTTACAGAGTATATACCTATTTTATTGCAATACAAAACGTTTTTATGTCTTCAAGTGCTTTTGATTGGAAAACTTATAATTAGCAAATCCTTTCCATGTAATTCAGATTTGAGATAATTCAGTCAGATGATGTTACAAGGTGACACAAAAAATCTTTAAGGTGTGAGTAAgggaaaaaaatagttttttttttgcatttttttttaatttcttttataaaaataaaaaattaattttttaatggtgaaattatttttttataaaaaaggataaaaatgCGCTTTTTTCCAAAAACACAATCCTCATTAACGTAATCACAACCAACGTTGTAAAAAACGATACCATtgaatttcttgtttttttttgttttttgttttttgtttgtttttattcaatcaattaaaaatcacttttttcactTTGACTTTCATTAATGCTTTTttggaaaagttttttttacaagcGAGCAACACTAACAACATCAAgctatataaaatattaaaaaatgtctaCTTATCATCATAAAGCTTCTGCtgctataaaaagaaaaaaaaattagaagaaaGTGTTTTAAGTCTCCAGCAAAGCaaagatttaaaataaaaaataatacgcAAATTGAACAAAAGTGTACGGCCAAGCgaagatataaaataaaaaataatacgcAAATTGAACAAAAGTGTAAGTCGAAAGAAAATAATGGATGTTTTATTCAGCGATAGCGAATACGACTCAGACATTTATGTTatcatatcatttttttttaaatctctatTCCatcaaattttgtaacattttttccttttttgtttatttttactttgccCATCTCTCTTCTTGTGAATATGTTTTAAGTGCGAATATGAGCAGAGACGCGCGTTGTACAGAAGTTGTGAAAAACACCAGTAGCGACCATTTAACTACACAAAAgtgatgatatttttaaaaatctttaaagcTCTTTTTCGCAATGTTCATTTTTTGTGTTAGTACTGCTAGCCTTTTAATCTTCATTTACAAAACCATAAAAGCTACAAGGTGGAGGGTGAGCAGCTTTCAAAGACATGTTATATCTAAAaacgattttaaatttaatttgtaaGTGTGAACAGATCTCGAGTTATGACATATTTTTAGCGAATTATGGTTTGTAATtcgataaaaaaagttaatggaAAATATCTTCAAAACGGAAAATATTTACACTATAATTTTTAGATGGTTTTTATAGATCAATGTGATGTGATTACAAAACAGTGAACATCAATCATGAAAAactaaaagttttgtaaatggAGATGCATTAGTAAAGGAGGGGTAATTTTTTTAGTGTCTTTTAACAACTTCAATTTTATTTCGTTCCCAATAATTTTCATATCATCTTTTAGGCAATTttataaactttcaaaaaatattaaacaacaaTATTACCATTTTCACGTAATTTTATTAGAAGCTATTTTAAAACATCGCACTTTTCCCTTACTCATACCTTAATGACAAATATAGTACATTAAACACTGTAAAACACCTGTAATAATCTTTTTTTCTGTTTGGTCATCATTCTGACTGTGTTAGGAGTCAGTTTGCACAACATACACAAATCAATTACTGCTGGTCTTTCATTTTGAATTTGCTTGCATAGTTGAATAAATTCTTTATTATAAATGAGAAGATATACAATAGATTCATGAAAGAGTTATAATTTATTATACACATTGCTTCTTTCTAATTTCtacaaataaacataaaaaaatctgaCATTTTTTCCGCCACAAAGTTACAATTTCTCTGTTATAACATAGGGAAAACAGTTGAATTTAACACATAGGGAATGTTTGGCAGCCATTGAccatttatttgaaaatttatccTGTCTTTTTTCAATATTAAATGTGTGGATCTCCACGTAAAATAAATATGAACGTGTAACACTTTTTCAAAACAGCGGAACCATTACCTTTTATGGAATAcggtaaataaataataatggagctaaactgcaagttttgctcatgttaattgtggtgacagaaATACAGTTCTTTAGCATTGTGGTTAGTATATATTAGGTTTACCTTAGTCATTGAAAATATCAGGTAGAACCTGGGACAGTGGGGGGTGGTTTCTACCTATAGACCTGATCTTAAAGGTTGCCCGGGACACTAGTCTCACTTGCCTGTAAAGGAACTGAGCCCTACCCAGGTCTTGATTATTAATGGTTGTATATAAAAACCTAACACCCCACACTGCACAAGTTCTTCAGATGTACCTAACAGTTTACAGTTACCCACCCTCCCACcctttttatatattaaatttcttcacctatttttttttattttatgtcatcAACACGACTACGGATGGTGGATGTGAGATATCAATTCAATTTATCACCATGGTGCAGCGGAATCGAAATCGAATGGACATCTCCAATGCAACTAAAGACAACTGTATCACAGCTGTTATGGGAGCGTGCAGCACAACACAACCAGACAAATTGCTTCTGCCTCAagtttttccttttcttttgaCTCATGTTATATCAGGGTTTTAGTCCAGAGGTAGAAACAACGAGTCTGTAGGTAGCCTCTAATTTAATTGGCGGGTATGTCGGGCTTCCTTCGTCAGCCTTTTAGGCAAGTAATTTGTTGATACAAGTGATTGTTGAAATGTACCTGACGTATCTGATAAAAACATCATTATTCTCTAATACACCACGATAGAAAACaccataattagcatgtgcctgacgctcaggacatgtcgatgcatctgacgctcagtgcatctcatctgtatcatgcacctgacgctcagggcatctcaataaaaacaccagtaattagcatgtgcctgacgctcaggacatgtcgatgcgcctgacgctcagggcatctctcatacacctgacgctcagggtatgaataaaaacatcatTATTCTCTAATACACCACGGAAGAAAACaccataattagcatgtgcctgatgCTCAGGGCATGTCGATGCATCTGACGCTCAGTGCATCTCTTCTGTACCAtgtacctgacgctcagggcattaAGACGCATATAATGCGTGTCCTGACGCCCAGGATACGCATTATATATTGAGCGTATGAAGAAGCACGAAGGAGGCACCTTTATTCCTACCCATTCCCCAAAAAATTTTCCATAAATAATCTACGCATGCTGAACGTGTTGTATTTACTCATTCCAATagaaatacattgtttctatcaATTTGTGGTATTATTCTGGAACCCAAAGCAATTAAATAAAAGACCAGAAATTCGCAAAAACCTATATAGTtggtggattgtttccactatGGGctactgaaataaaaaagaaacaaaaaattataaacccTAGACTATacctcaatcaaacatagtaacatttataacctgtgaaaaatgaaaagaattaaaaacaaaaattaaaaagtgatctccattagaatttgccgcAGCCTTCCattacaggtcacttggtctgaaAGATTAtttcacacttttgcagctctaaacgGGAAGGCTCTTTTGCCAAATTACATGTTGACCAaaggaagtgtgaacctgtttttagaAGCTCCTCTGTTTGGCACAGTAATTGTGGCAGTTTTTtgccaaaaggaattttgagcagatgtaatcaggagcaatgcgACTCATGGCTTTAATACTAACATGGCATCAGTCTTGAGAGTATATATAAAGTTATTTaatgaatattccctctctttcccaagaaaggtatggacacattttaattgtttttctagTTTGACCAATCTActttgggtggcacaagcctaTGCCGAGGCCCAATAGTTGACATATGGCATTACAAGTGCATTATTAAAAAGGTTTtggtgtgaggtgttaaacaagatgcaatggttctaattttagaatatttaattagtatttttctatttatgtcattaatgtgctcttccctttgcatttttttatcaaatattacTCAAATATATTTACCTTCTTTCTTAGTGGTGTTCGATTCGACGATTCGATTCAGCTTTGTTGCCGTAGTGAAAATTGACAGTTGGCTTAATTGACGAATCGCATTTGTGCTAcacccttttttttaaattttgctgggtaaaaacaaacctagttTGTAGGGGGGGAAAGAATGCTTTAATTAGCTAACGAAAGGTCTAGATTTTGCTCCAAGAAATTATCTTAGCTTAAACTTCTTAACATTGTTCTTCAAATTCCAAAATAATGTGTCTAGCTTTGCTGACAGAGCCCGAAAAAATTTTCGGAAGgccccttgatatttgtgaggctagctacatagatagatgtgcatattttacatggctagcctcacttaTATCGAAGGATATACCCCGTCTAtcatttccaggaggggccatggcttagattgaGAGTCCTAGGGTActaaatgctcattttgagctatgcagtcCCAATTAGGGCCTACACGCTTtactactagacaactcctggcaacatccaacagcccaccaATGAAGCTATCTCTTCAATTTCCattacatggcttgggttaacctggggatatggtaacattcactcgcccatgttgaatcgccatcaagaggaatcgaagtGGTTATATAATAGCTCCttcacagagtacgagagctataaccactaatctacgacgacatgtaaaatatgcacatttaatttatttataggaGAATTTAGTTGTTTACAATTTCAGCGGTAAGCTCTTTCGCTTTGGCGTTTGTGTGGCAGTTTGTGTGGGAGGCTTTCTATGTGGtgctaaaaaaaagtcatgcAAGTTTAGcagatagctatagctatagctagctagctaacaacaAATGtgattaaaagtattttttctttttagctagctactcaggctgttgtttttaaaacaacaggCTGTATATGTGCGGTGTATTGTAGCAGAAATCTCTCCAAGCAGACAAAGTGAGTGGTAGGCACACCACACAGTGAGCACCATCACGGACACCGCCATGTTTCAAACCATTATTATCAATGGGGCAGGAAAAAGAGTGACCCGACAAACAGACAACCCGACGGCTGGAGGAGTTTTCGGGGACATTTTTAATTTACTGTTGTCgttcatcctcgtccccagggtttgttgtctATGCTAAAGCCACTGCTGGCGCTTACTTGACAGCCGCCTGCCTCgatgtcaaaaaagcaaaaaaccctggggacgaagttgattGTCGTCGTCGTGTTGTCGCCGCGCGGGATCATAAACTACTTTTGTTTTTACTAAAAGGAATTAGGTGCAGTTGTAGAGTTCCACATGAAACTTTAAGTTAGTGATGTGATATAGGGATAAAGATAATGTCACACATATCTAAAATAGGACATTTTTCTCACCTTTTTTCTCATCAGTATACTTTAATTTCTCACGTTAATGATGTCCATGATTTAATTTCATATCTCCAAGAAGGAACTTCATTTTGACGATAAAGGTAAGTACTCGTGCGTCCTTAGCAGCACCTTGGTGACCACCGTAATGACCATGTATCTCGATTAAGCGCCAAATCTCGTGCGCCCCCCTCCCGGATAAGCAATTGGTGACTTTTTTTGCTCTGgccatttttgtatatatttaaagaaattCTCTGAAATAAGTACCCATGGGTGGTAACTTGAATGTATTTACTAGCGCACAAGACGTCGCTTCTCAAATGTTttggaaattaaacaaaacaaccTTTCATAGACTAGAAAagtcctggggatgaggttgcgtCGGTCCAAAATCGCTTCGCGCCGTGCGTCTCGGataccaaaacaaaaaattacatcttTTGGTTTAGGCTGGTCCTCGATTTTACCAGGACAAGGTAAATTCCCCAAGTAAACAAGGACTGCGAAGCGAAAGTTGCAAGCAAGGAGGGAGAAAAGAAGGTAAAATGTTGTGATGCGGGAGTgactttatttttgttatacctATACTCTCTGCATTACTAATTAAACTTGATATTCGTCGTTGTTGAAAATGATTTTAGCGAGATCATGtcttactttttttaatataaaataactttctagctagctagccattgTTTAGctaaataaatctttcttttgaTGCAACGCTCTTATTGAGCATTGAAAAATGGGAGTAAACTGTTATGAATTACGAAGCTTTGACCATGAAgaaaagtgaaataatttttttgtgaaatattttaaaataaaaagttacaaatcACATATGTTTTAAGTAGGGTTACTACTGGCAATAACATACTAAATTTCCATGCCGTGAGACTAATTATTTCTTCAGAAAATGCAAAATATCAATAATGCTGTGACCAAAGCCTTATTCACTCtctttacttccttttttcgaTACAGAAAATAAGCAAACAACTTAAACTGTGAAAAGGtgtattcatcatcatcattattcatcattctcggcttaacgtctgttttccatgctggcatgggttggatggggtatattattaaagaccctcttccaatctgacctagactgtgttagatctaaactcaacttcctctgtaacaagtctgtccttataacctcctgccaagtctttctcggtctgccccTGGTCTGCCTTCAAACTTTATAATTTAAATTACGAAAATagtcttattaaaaataaaatgatatatacaaaagatttaataaattgatactTTTGAATTTTGTAAATTGTAAAGCAAATAACTTAATATCCCTGTAAGATCTGATAAATACCCTGATCAAGAGATCTGATGCGTTAGAACATGATGCAGGGATTTTCGTTCATATTTGATTTCCCTGATTGAGGAATGCTTGTGCTATAATATACAAGTTTAAGCCAACTTGATTGTCATAAATGTGTTGTAGTTCTCATGTTTGAAATGCACTGCCAGCATTGGTTACAATATATAATCAGCGTATAACTGGCAAAACAACATATCCTGCATGTCATCATGTTTGTCACGCTTTAgtcaattattttaaatatatgttgACCAAGAGGTGACTTtaattgaagatattatttcggtttgtctgttcagtattcatatcattgtggaaagtttatcatttcttgaacatgatagtttagtaggcgacgtttcgggagatccttctcccatcatcaagcaaagtaaaatgatgttgatcatgtatttatataattgcagtgcatcgaaattcataaaagttaaccaatcagaaatgagctgataattacagttaattacggtaattaacatttttggacctagatgtaggtaactgcttcttctgtagggctggtaaccaaatctcaggaagttgatacgagatgctgtttatgtgtttgttaagttctacactgttgatggtttctttaatcttcctgaccgatgttctggattctctgtcattgattttcttctcatcccaattaaactgatgacttctgctccagttGTGGtctgcaatttcgtttttcttcacatcttcgtttctcactgcgcgcatatgttgtTGTACTCGTtgtttaaactttctttttgtttcgcccatgtacactgcatcacaatctttacacaggattttttaaacaacaatgcTTTGTTCTtcaaggtttattttgtcttttggtttagacaaagtgcttcttagggtgtctttagagttaagaatgcatttgatcttgtgttgccttaaagctcgacgaaggatctcgctggtgcCTGGCacaaagggtaggaatgctgatgcaataaattcctctgatgtttccttgttgtctccgttgcatcttctcttcattttattttctacttgcttGATGACTTTATGcctgtatccatttgcgattaatgcatttctcaCATGTcaaatttcttctttcctctcctgtttgtcactgactacggtgttggcacgattcagtaatgaagatatgacactctTTTGCaggatttctgatggtttgattcgaagttaaggtagtgatcagtgtgtgttggttaaTGATACACTGAAAcggaaccattc
It includes:
- the LOC130662594 gene encoding uroporphyrinogen-III synthase-like, translated to MDVLLLREKDGENDKYHTLFKENGYNATSIPVLDFMFCNLEILTDIISNISDYSGVIFTSKRAITAFSNCCSSSDIQYISKLSDFNIYVVGHSSAASLTKLGLKCIGENTGNAEELSELIISKEQEVHKPFLFPCGNLAKETIPTKLAEKKISVKSVSCYKTVPNKQFISKFKLFLDKSIPDYIAYFSPSGIDFYFSQIKELLGDITVVKFLCIGRTTEKALKNFDADVYGVAKKPTAQGLLDAIKEGS